A stretch of the Perca fluviatilis chromosome 17, GENO_Pfluv_1.0, whole genome shotgun sequence genome encodes the following:
- the LOC120545707 gene encoding tripartite motif-containing protein 16-like: protein MAQKRVKLDREAFSCSICLNLLKDPVTTPCGHNYCMNCIKSHWDEEDRKNSHSCPQCRKTFTLRPVLLKNTMLADLVKELKKTRLQAAPADPCYAGAEDVACDVCTGRKLKAHKSCLQCLASFCEKHLQPHLESETFKKHKLVEPSKKLQEDVCSRHDEVMKMFCRTDQQLICYLCSVDEHKGHDTVSAAAERAERQKELDGSRKNIQQRIQDRKKDVKLLQQQGEAINRSADKAVKDSEKIFSDLIRLLEKRSSDVKQQVRSQQKSEESLVKDLQEKLEQEITELKRKDAELKKLSHTEDHNQFLHNYPSLSPLSQSASSIHILPLSCFEDVTAAVSEVRDKLQDVLREKWTNVSLTGTEVDVLLPQPEPKTRAGFLKYSCEITLDPNTANTQLLLSEGNMKATLMSQQQSYSSHPDRFTNMWQVQSRESLTGRCYWEVKRRGGVYVAVAYKNISRAGRLDECGFGRNDKSWALYYNNNGYTFWSNDVQTPVSGPESSRVGVYLDHSAGILSFYSVSETMTLLHRVQTTFTQPLYAGLWFDYWSPGDSAELCKLK from the coding sequence atggcgcagaaaAGAGTTAAGCTGGACCGGGAAgccttctcttgttccatctgtctgaatctactgaaggatccggtgactactccctgtggacacaactactgcatgaactgtattaaaagccactggGATGAAGAGGATCGTAAGAACAGCCACAGCTGTCCTCAGTGCAGGAAGACGTTCACACTgaggcctgtcctgctgaaaaacaccatgttagcagatttagtgaaggagctgaagaagactagactccaagctgctcctgctgatccctgctatgctggagctgaagatgtggcctgtgatgtctgcaccgggagaaaactcaaagcaCACAAGTCCTGTCTGCAATGTCTGGCTTCTTTCTGTGAGAAACACCTTCAGCCTCATTTAGAATCAGAGACATTCAAGAAACACAAGTtggtggagccgtccaagaagctccaggaggacgtctgctctcgtcatgatgaggtgatgaagatgttctgccgtactgatcagcagcttatctgttatctctgctctgtggatgaacataaaggccacgacacagtctcagctgcagcagagagagctGAGAGGCAGAAAGAGCTTGACGGGAGTCGAaaaaacatccagcagagaatccaggacagaaagaaagatgtgaagctgcttcaacagcaggGGGAGGCCATCAATCGCTCTGCTGATAAAGCAGTGAAGGACAGCGAGAAGATCTTCAGTGACctgatccgtctcctggagaaaagaagctctgatgtgaagcagcaggtcagatcccagcagaaaagTGAAGAGAGTCTAGTCAAAGAtcttcaggagaagctggagcaggagatcactgagctgaagaggaaagacgctgagctgaagaagctctcacacacagaggatcacaaccagtttctacacaactacccctcactgtcaccactcagccaatcagcatccagcatccatatccttcctctgagctgctttgaggacgtgacagcggccgtgtcagaagtcagagataaactacaggacgtcctgagagagaagtggacaaacgtctcactgacagggactgaagtggacgttttactgccacaaccagagcccaagaccagagctggattcttaaaatattcatgtgaaatcacactggatccaaacacagcaaacacacagctgttattatctgaggggaacatgaaagCAACATTAATGAGTCAACAACAGtcttattctagtcacccagacagattcactaACATGTGGCAGGTCCAgagtagagagagtctgactggacgttgttactgggaggtgaagaggagaggaggagtttATGTAGCAGTTgcatacaagaatatcagcagagcagggaGGTTGGATGAATGTGGATTTGGACGAAATGATAAATCTTGGGCATTATATTATAACAACAACGGTTATACATTTTGGTCCAACGATGTCCAAACTCCAGTCTCAGGTcctgagtcctccagagtaggagtgtacctggatcacagtgcaggtattctgtccttctacagcgtctctgaaaccatgactctcctccacagagtccagaccacattcactcagccgctcTATGCTGGACTCTGGTTTGATTATTGGTCTCCTGGAgactctgctgagttgtgtaaactgaaatag